A genome region from Glycine max cultivar Williams 82 chromosome 5, Glycine_max_v4.0, whole genome shotgun sequence includes the following:
- the LOC100803302 gene encoding auxin response factor 19 isoform X4, translated as MFLGRDEKQQLLLGIRRANRQPSNLSSSVLSSDSMHIGVLAAAAQAVANNSPFTVFYNPRASPSEFVIPLAKYSKAVYSHHISPGMRFRMMFETEDSGTRRYMGTIIGVSDLDSVRWKNSLWRNLQVGWDESTAEERQSRVSVWEIEPVTTPYFICPPPFFRSKIPRLLGMPDDEPDFNNLFKSTVPWLGDDMCVKGPQALPGLSLVQWMNIQQNPALASSLQPNCGPSMSGLVLQNLPGADIANPLGFSTSQISQSNNVSVDAQNILQTSQQLDHIQKPPCPSSALGAVTQPLQQLGDITQQPRNLTNQTLPHDQAHTQLLNPQRVVQTNNIHQQQQSSIQKQQLLRSLSQNRAQKHQQTTLGLNERQIVFQSPMPDHFNQQLQMSDNQVRFQLLQKLQQQQQTLLAQQSALQQPALIQIQDQQRQLLDVANNSSSPIPGQVLENLPTLQNSLPEANSITHQITMPSSQKNFHYSHLSQQPALLSEMSGHVGLPPTVTTNPLSASGGSILTGVGQSVITDDVPSCSTSPSTNNRASVLPPVVSSQIHRSTTIGDDMAQSAVTISGASTLETMSSNANIVQPKYEVKASLNISKNQNQGNVAPQTYLNGVVQTDYLDSSSSTTSLYHFRSDTHMHQNTNPFSYNPQLVYCRDNSQNVEVQADARNNVLIGNNVNGQMGMPSNLDSLLTKGTVGLGKELSNKFASGGLLRDLENNKGVPPEISSSMVSQTFEVPDMSFNSIDSTIDGSSFLNRGPWDLPPPPPPQQQQVQRIRTYTKVYKRGAVGRSIDITRYSGYEDLKQDLALRFGIEGQLEDLQRIGWKLVYVDHENDVLLVGDDPWEEFVNCVRCIKILSPQEVQQMSLDGDFGNGGLPYPAGSSSDGGNA; from the exons ATGTTTCTGGGCAGAGATGAAAAGCAGCAGCTTCTTTTGGGTATAAGACGAGCTAATAGGCAACCCTCCAATTTATCATCTTCGGTACTATCAAGTGATAGTATGCACATTGGAGTTCTTGCTGCAGCTGCTCAAGCTGTTGCAAACAATAGTCCCTTCACCGTGTTCTATAATCCTAG GGCTAGTCCCTCAGAATTTGTTATTCCTTTAGCCAAGTACTCCAAGGCAGTGTATAGCCACCATATATCACCTGGTATGCGCTTCCGAATGATGTTTGAAACTGAAGACTCAGGAACAAGAAG ATATATGGGTACAATCATAGGTGTCAGTGATCTGGATTCTGTGAGATGGAAAAATTCACTATGGCGTAATTTGCAG GTTGGTTGGGATGAATCAACTGCTGAGGAAAGGCAAAGTAGGGTCTCAGTCTGGGAAATTGAACCTGTGACTACTCCATATTTCATCTGCCCGCCTCCTTTCTTCAGATCCAAGATACCTAGACTACTGGGAATGCCAG ATGATGAGCCTGATTTCAACAACCTTTTCAAGAGTACAGTTCCCTGGCTTGGTGATGATATGTGCGTAAAGGGTCCCCAAGCTCTCCCTGGCTTGAGCTTAGTTCAATGGATGAACATACAGCAAAATCCTGCTCTTGCTAGCTCATTGCAGCCAAATTGTGGGCCTTCCATGTCTGGATTGGTTCTGCAAAATCTTCCTGGTGCAGATATTGCAAATCCGCTGGGGTTTTCTACCTCACAAATCTCTCAATCAAACAATGTATCTGTCGATGCTCAGAATATACTTCAGACTTCCCAGCAACTCGATCACATTCAGAAGCCACCATGCCCATCCAGTGCATTGGGAGCAGTCACACAGCCGCTGCAGCAGTTGGGTGATATCACTCAACAACCAAGGAACTTGACAAATCAAACTTTACCACACGATCAAGCTCACACCCAACTTCTGAATCCCCAGAGAGTTGTCCAAACTAACAATATTCATCAACAGCAACAATCGTCCATTCAAAAGCAACAACTGCTTAGAAGCTTGTCTCAGAACCGAGCTCAGAAGCATCAACAAACTACATTGGGTTTGAATGAACGGCAAATTGTGTTTCAATCCCCTATGCCCGATCATTTTAATCAACAATTACAAATGTCTGACAATCAGGTTCGGTTTCAGTTGTTACAGAAGCTTCAACAGCAACAACAGACACTCTTGGCACAGCAGTCTGCATTGCAGCAGCCTGCTCTAATTCAAATCCAAGACCAGCAGAGGCAGCTTTTAGACGTTGCAAACAACTCTAGTTCCCCAATTCCTGGTCAAGTACTGGAAAATCTTCCTACGCTTCAAAACTCACTCCCTGAGGCTAATTCTATCACCCATCAGATAACAATGCCAAGTAGCCAGAAAAATTTTCATTACTCTCATCTATCTCAGCAACCTGCCTTGCTGTCTGAAATGTCTGGCCATGTTGGACTTCCCCCTACAGTTACAACCAATCCACTTTCTGCTTCTGGTGGAAGTATACTGACTGGCGTGGGGCAATCGGTAATTACTGATGATGTTCCATCTTGTTCCACTTCACCTTCCACAAATAACCGTGCCAGTGTACTTCCTCCGGTGGTAAGTTCCCAGATCCATAGGAGCACAACAATAGGGGATGACATGGCTCAGTCTGCTGTCACGATCTCGGGTGCAAGTACCCTAGAAACCATGTCATCTAATGCAAACATTGTCCAGCCGAAGTATGAAGTAAAGGcttctttaaatatttcaaaaaatcagAATCAAGGGAATGTTGCCCCTCAGACATACTTGAATGGTGTTGTTCAGACAGACTATTTGgattcatcatcttctacaACATCACTTTACCATTTTCGGAGTGATACTCATATGCATCAGAATACCAACCCATTTTCTTACAATCCACAGTTGGTTTATTGTAGAGACAATAGTCAAAATGTTGAAGTTCAGGCTGATGCTAGGAACAATGTTCTGATTGGCAATAACGTTAATGGCCAAATGGGAATGCCATCGAATCTAGATTCTCTTTTAACCAAAGGCACAGTGGGGCTGGGGAAGGAGTTGTCTAATAAATTTGCCTCCGGAGGCTTGCTTAGAGACTTAGAAAATAACAAAGGTGTTCCGCCAGAAATTTCATCTTCAATGGTTTCACAGACATTTGAAGTCCCTGATATGAGCTTCAATTCAATTGATTCTACAATAGATGGTAGTAGCTTCTTGAATAGGGGTCCATGGGAtctgccaccaccacctccaccacaacaacaacaggtTCAACGGATTAGAACATACACCAag GTATATAAACGTGGAGCTGTGGGAAGGTCCATAGACATAACACGATATTCAGGTTACGAGGACCTTAAACAGGATCTGGCTCTTAGGTTTGGTATTGAGGGACAGCTGGAGGATCTACAAAGGATTGGTTGGAAACTTGTATATGTAGATCACGAGAATGATGTTTTACTTGTGGGAGATGACCCTTGGGA GGAGTTTGTTAACTGTGTCCGCTGCATTAAAATACTTTCTCCTCAAGAAGTTCAACAAATGAGCTTGGATGGAGATTTTGGCAATGGTGGCCTTCCATATCCAGCAGGCAGCAGCTCTGATGGTGGGAATGCTTAA